gttcctcctcctgccttttctagagagaagagaccttcttcttctcctattatccagcctaagagaccacaacctaaacatccaagtgataaggatgagaacattcctcctcctctatcttctacacttcctactaagactagacgtaatcgttctgcacgggaacgccgacgaaagcgtcgtcttagggctcaagcagctgcttctcaaactttacaatctccaaaaacaccttcaacaagcactattccattttctcctcagccggacgttgagcctaaatctcctaaacataagatgcatgatggtcttgatcctgtgcgagttaaagatcctatttttataaatcttgatgatgatatagatgaaaatgttatgcatgatgaaaatgttactcctcttgcttctgatagcaaatatgaacttgttgatgttgataaccatttatctaatgaattttctaaagcacttatcctagctcctagacaagaacaatgtggcttggaacatgaacatagcccttgtttggatcttgtgatagctccatctgctgtgttagatgttcctcctctagcgtgttccctgccttctcgaaacattgatcagcaagatcggggggtagatgacgtgctagactagttacattagcatggcagattctctccccctctcttttgttacttcttctatatgttattctcattcttctatttgtcgtccttagtgttgtctacttgaggacgatgcaaagcattgagatctctttggtctctctcatgttgactcaaaagacacatgtgttcccttcttctaggtgaccttccttgattggggaatgaagaacaattatgcatacatacatatgatatatatacatgacttatcatacaacatactgaccccgaggaaagtgaagtcacctcgtgctttgcgttttgtgtctattatccttgggtttatctcacacttgggggctaaatctttgcaataacgtgctccttttcctttctcatttcgtatgtgtatcactacgttaaaacaatcacccccgttgaggcgtgtgcgatcgctttaacgtaggggggcatacaccctgtctatcctttcaaagatacttgaaaatttcttggcaaacttagctttgtcttgaagatttttggtatttcttttgcatgactcatagtgagggaaccttactactgacagtcatggttctttctcgtgatcttcccttttactttgtcaatcgaagtcgtaagatccttagtccactgggggcttggtgtatcttgcctccttgacgtggtgaaagtctttcaacgttgtttccttgtactttagcggaagtatgagcatacatactcccgctaaagtgggggctaaatgtagcgtcctaaaattgcgacacttgcaatttcgactgcatttcggtcttcacgatggcgacgcaacacgcaacctgaatggagaccccgaaacttgctcacgacactgaaaactgcatttttcaagcaccctggcctgaacctccttgcaccccgctatcccggaggtgggaccagagcgcccagcgccctggtcccttaggaccagggcacccagcgccctggtcctccaggaccatggcgcccagcgccctggtccctgggtcctattttgggcccggtttcctaagtgatatctggtcttttttattgcaatttggaaatatacttccctggtcggcctaaggtcgggaaaatcagtctatcagccctaattgacaagtatataaactacatttttctctctcatttggagatggaggaggatatgtgtacaaagcgtggaaactatactcaagcattcaagcattcaagcaattgatcattccaagtctccattcaaggctacatgttgcattcaagtcaaggattcaaccattgaagaggagatcacttattacatgctacatactacaacatacaacatctaaacctttgcacataaggatacaaacatccttagaacaaggtattagtacttgttttacattacagtcatttacatttacagctcttgctcatttcttggttaattccaaaaccggggtttgacctaaaggcaaacccctaatccctaaccccccaatcgtcttcgcttttctgtgtgtaggttgcaggtacgcggctgagattgaagatctggaatccttgtgcagagacgaacagatcccccttcgtttcgtggatttttcggaggaccgtggcgccaggcaccatcgtcccgacaactttttctcaaatttgcaggacagcgccgtatcgacattctactgctaattccaggtccgcagcttcatcctataacctaaactcagtttataagtgaatctttatgactttctatgcatccttagcttaatttccttaatcaacattctttacaaaagagggtagctttgctttccaaacccttgaaattcatttagcatccaatcttaccttgtgtgggattggatcttatgagtttcaacccctcttttgaatgtaaagtctcccccctaagtgaaaacccatcgaatcctagtgaacctcccttctctctcctcggagttagaagaggggagaccaactagggttcgaccgtgattttccgctttacacatgtagaagttgagaaagccaacttcacagaccccgaagatcacctgcatgcaaataacctgtcacagaaagaagagatggagacaaacaagcaagagtgctctgaaagctgaaaaaatgtattcatccgagagagaaataaattacaatgatgaatccttataaaaggatattgtgcaaccctaaaagaaaccctaataggtagacatttaataattaatataattattaaatgtcacaaatgcaaattaaagtgaaatcttaagagaggaataaaggtaatttaatcaacatgattaaattaaaacctttactctaacaagtAGAACACTTAAGGTACGTTCCTGTAATGATATTGTTCACTTCCATTGATCATTATGTATAGTCTAACTATGTTCTTATGGATAACATGTGGTATGCATGAATAGTGAGAAATTACTTTGTTGAAAGCTAGTAGAATTGTTGTCTCTAAAAGTACATTACTCATTTGCTATTTTGAAAGTGGTGGAATAtcactttttattaaaaaaaaagtgtAAATTTTTTGGGTCATGTATGTGGTTGTTGTTACAAAAAAAACTCATATATTTTATCTTACATCTTCTTAGTCGATTGAcaataacacacaaaaaaaaaattgttgatcatTCTAActtaaatttagtctattaatatGACCATCACATCTTCACATGTTGAAGTGTCCTTGTCATTTTTAGTTGACCATATTCAATACAAAGGATAAATAAATGTTTGATAGTGATCTAGTGCCTAACTTTAGAAGAGTTAAAACAAATAGAAAGGTTCATTGGAAACAAAGATTTCAAAAGATATTAAGATGGatagaataatatttaattaaaaaatatatatattaacttATGTTGTCTTAAATGGACATGTATAATTAAGATATTGAAAGCATATTTTTTAAAACATAGATTCATAAAatctataattattatttttaattattaataaatgttaaaatattttaaaattaatatatttaataattctAGTGACAACTTAACCATTATACAATTCTAGTTCACCTTTGTATAAACAACATTTGAATATTATATGGTGTAAATGTCAAACTAAAGCATTTAGATGGTCTTGACACTTGATTTAATGGTTTTAGTCCACATCATAGACATCTAGATGGGTTGAGTTCAAATCCAATTTTGTATAAACAACATTTTAATATTATATAGTGTAAATGTCAaactaaaacatttaaatggtccTGTTAGTTGCTTTAATGGCAAAGTCCATGTTATAGACATCCAGTTGATTTAATGACAAAGTCCATGTTATAGACATCTAGATGGGTTGATGTCTAGTTGATTTAATGGCAAAGTCCATGTTATAGACATCTAGATGGGTTAACGTCTAGTTGATTTAATGGCAAAGTCTGTGTTATAGACATCCAGTTGATTTAATGACAAAGTCCATGTTATAGACATCTAGATGGGTTGACATCAAGTTGATTTGATGGCAAAGTCCATGTTATAGACATCTAGATGGGTTGACTTCAAATCTTCTACAATAAAAAATTAAgacatttaataaattatataCCTTAAAAACTACTAAcagattttattttattataaacagTTAAGTGACAACTAAAAGTGCTATAGATATGACATGATcggaaaataatttaatttaaaagttatttatatattttaatatataattattatttttgattaaatttaaattataatagtGGCTAATCTAAATACAATCACTAAACAATTCTATCTTATAAACAACAACTATAAATTAAAACTCTTGCAATGCATCTCTTACATTATAATATTGGAGTGTGAATAAGACCGTTCCAGAGTGTGAATGTTACCTTTCCAACTGCAAGCAACTCTGTGTCAAAGAGTCATGGTCAACAAAAGCATAatttaaaaagagaataaaatagtgTTTTGTCGATTGGGTCTGACTTTTTGTGTGGATTTAAATTCACCATCAAACTATTAAAATATCCAAAATCGAATATCCTTGAGAATGGCATAATGAACTCAGGCGATGCATATCACAGGTCAAACTCCATTAACTTCCGACTCATCACCCAACACTGTTCCTTTAGATCATGAATCGTTTCCTTCATATACCTTTTCAATATCCTGTACATAAAATTTTCAGTTTAAGCTGTAGTGGATATCTTACTTATGGAATAATTCATTCCACCTGTTAACTAAAGCTTAGGATTTCATATTCCATCCAGGATGGCTACTTCTATGGCTCTACAGAATACAGTCTTAATGCTGTCCCTGGTCTTCTTATTAGTTTTATCTTATCCTCTGGTGTGCAAGGCTTTTGGAAGAGGTTATACACTGAATTCAGTAACAGAAGCACTAGATGGGAGATCCTTCACAGCCCAACTGCAGCTAATGACCAACAGCTCTCTTTATGGCCCAGATATCCAACATCTACAACTGTTGGTCAGGTAACAATTATCACTAAACAGAGTACATCTCAGCTGCACTGAAATGTTAGGATtactttttcagagtttttggCTAGATTTAAGTTTTACTTTACAAGATGGAGATACACTAAGCTGATGATACACTAAGCTGATGATTTTCCGCTATGAACTTTTTGTCAGTCCCATTGGTGGACATTAGTTTCTATAGAAAGAACTCATTTGCTCTAGTGAAgtttcaatttttcctttgccAAACTTAAGCCTGGTCTTACAGCCATGAATGGTCATGACAGTACCTTAAGGCTCTTTCTCTAATGAATGGGATGTCCATCTCCCTCTTCAATCTATTAAATGGTCATGAGATCTATCAAATTGATCTGTAAGCCCTATCACATTGTATCCACTTGTTCAAATGGTCATTACTAGGTGTCTAGTTTTCGAATGGTTCCTCCAAAACTTAATTTGACTGTCTTGATTGAATATTTTCATATTGTTTCCATAGTGAATGAGatctccttatctttatcaatctGTTGTGTGGGTTGGGTATGTTCTTTTCTGCCAAATTGGCCTGTATGACCCATGGAAGTATAtctaattgtttaaaaaaaaatcttgacgTCTAGCTTTGAAATGAATTAATCCTTCAagcattgttttttttttgttctaaGAAGGGTAAAAGTTTATTAAATACAAATGAGAGTTACAAAGCAAGAATGGTCAACAGTCCTGCAAAGAACAATGCATTACACATTCCTATTCTTCACAATTCTTTGCTCTCAAGTGTGAGATAAATCTAAAGGCAAATATCCTGAATCCACAATATTCCAACCTTGCATTTGATCAGATACCCATTTGGCCAGATAGTCTgctactctattccactccctagaAATATGAGAAAATTAACAGATTTTAAAGACCTACTAAAACTGAAAATCTGTTGAATAACCACAGCTAAATGCTGATTAGCATCATCCAAGCACTGCGCATTCAACATATTTACCATCTCTTGTAATTCAGCTTCGCAAACAATCCTTTTCCAACAAAGATCACAACCATCTCTACCAATACCACCTATAGCTGCATGACCAGGATTCCCCTAGAAAATCCATCGGTATATATCTTCAGAATTCCTTAAGAGGAAATCGTCGGCCCACATGATTAATCTTCCTCTTAGCCTGTCAAGTTTCCTGTATCAGATTATCTTTGCTTCTTTAACTTACTGTTTTCATTTATCTAATGAGTTCACTAATCGTCATTTAATTCTCTTGATTTAGATTTCATATACTAGATTGTCTCTGTATGGTTGTGATTAATGCCTTGGAGTCTTTCCAGGTATGAATCGCATGATCGCTTACGGGTTTATATTACTGATGCCGATAAACAAAGGTGGGAAGTCCCAAGAGAATTGGTAGCCagaaataatgatggtgatggaGTTAGTAATAAGAAGGAACCTGAATTGCAGTTTTCATACACCAAAAACCCATTTGGCTTTGCAGTTACAAGGCGTTCCAATGGAGAAGTCCTGTTCAATTCTACTGCACAAGACCTGGACAATGCTTATCCATTTGGGAACATGGTGTTTAAAGACCAGTATTTGGAGATTTCTACTGTTCTTCCTTGGAATGCTTCTCTGTATGGATTGGGAGAGAGCACCCGGCGTGGGTTTCGTCTGGGCAAGAATGAAAGTGATCATACACTTTGGACTGCAGACATTGGGAGTGTGAATTTATATCTGGATCTGTATGGGTCTCATCCATTTTATATGGATGTAAGAGCAGGGGGTATTGCTCATGGAATTTTCTTGCTGAATAGCAATGGGATGGATGTTGAATATGGAGGTAACTACTTGACATACAGAGTCATTGGAGGAGTTTTAGACTTTTATTTTTTCTCTGGTCCTTCTGCGCTCTCTGTCGTTCAGCAGTACACTGGCCTTGTGGGTCGCCCTGCTCCAATGCCATACTGGTCTTTTGGTAATAATTCTCATACTTCTTCCTGATAAAAGTTTTCATTGATCACTCTgataacataaaaaaaattcattagtgCTTTTGCAGCTAGCCCCATCCCAGTAGCACCTCCTGCATTATCACAACCATACTAAACTCACAGCCTGGGTAATCATGATTAAAATCTGCTCCACAGACCATTGTACCTAGTCTTAAAGCTTCATGGTAAAACACATTCACCTCAGAAATTGATGCGAAACGATTACAATCCTCATATATGAAGCCTTTAGCATTGCAATTGGCCATTGTTTCTCTACCATGTACCATGGACATAGAAGTTTGTGCTGTAAAGGATCAACCTTGGAAGATGATCTGTAGTGATTGCATTTCTCTTTGTCACTGGCCCATGACTGTCAGACCACATAAACCATACATTTGAAGACTTTATGATTACAATTGACTTTGTCTCTACACCATGCACCATGGACATGGAAGTTTATGCTAGACAGCGTTAACCTTAAAACCTGGGTCATCATAAGTAGAATCCTCATTGGCAATAGACCATGACTCCTGGTGGGTTTGAAAGCCTTACTGAAACCTTAGATCCGAATTTGAAGAGAAAATGCATAGGATCTAGGTTTGTAATATGGCAATGTTTGCATTTCCATAATTTATACACCTGCTCCCCAAGTGTCCCATAACTATTTTGAGGAGCATAAGAATTCATTGAAGAGGATTGGCTTACTGTGTAAAAACCATTGCTCGTCACTGGCTACTACACCCACATATCCCTCAGTCCTAGTGAAACATTGATATACTTTCTCTCTATGTGTTCCTACAAAGGACATGTAATAGCATCTAATTGTGAAAAGGCTCCTAATGAGATTTCCAAATAGTAGTTTCAAAAAATGCTTATACAAGGAATGCATTTCACATTAGCAGAAACTTGATATTTGTGAAGAAAAATGAgcacaaaatgtagaatgaatcTTGTAAGCAGTTAAAAAAAGGGCTTTgtttataaaaatataaaagaggaTTCACTGGATAAAAATTTTAGATCTCCGGTATGCCCTAAGTGGAAAGAATAGGCATGAGTTCAGCCCAAGGGTTGAGAGGAACAACCAGCAAAAACCAGGCAAAACTAAATATATGATTCTATGTGCTGGAAACATATACCTACTTCATCTAATTTCCTGCAAGGTGAGAGATGTTTACATGTTCACTAAGACCTGCATCTTTTAGAAGATAAATAATAGCATGCCAAGAGCCTAAATGGGAGAATACAGAAAATTTCGAAGGTTCCCAATTTAAGTAGATTGATGAAAACCTTGGGTTTTGGACTAAATGAATGGCTAGAACTTAGAATATCAGTCTCGCCTTGGCCTCTATCCTATTGGCTGAAATAGAAACAAATCCTACAAATTACTGAGAACAATTCATTATCTTCCATGTATGTATAATTTCAACAAGTGGTACGAGGACATATTTCTGAATTAATTGTACTGTGAAGCTGCAACTTCAAACTTTCTGATGTGATCATGTGTATTGAATTGTGCAGGCTTTCACCAATGTAAGTATGGATATAAAAACATTACAGACGTTAAATCAGTTGTAGCTGGTTATGCAGCAGCAAAACTCCCTCTAGAAGTTATTTGGACAGATATTGATCATATGGATGCCTACaaggatttcactctggaccctgtGAATTTCCCTGAGAAAGAAATGAGAGAGTTTATTGAACAAATCCATGTCAATGGGCAGAAATATGTTCTCATAGTCGATCCAGGTACTGCTGAATTTCGCATTTTATCATGAACTAACCTAATGCTCTGGTGAAACTAACTGCTTAAGTTTTACTATTAATTGTATGATATAATGTGATTATGGTAGGATATATTCAACACCATTAATTGTGTACAAgagcatttttgtatttttattttttaagctgCTATAGGTTAAAAAAACATAGAGATAATAGTATAAAGGGACTTCAAGAATGACAGGAGGAAACATAGGGAATATTTAGATTCCTGCATATGTATTTTGTAACATGTTCATTTATGTACCCATAAGAATTAAATAGAACTTTGCTACAGGTAATGACATCTATACAATTTGTTTGACATGTGCAGGAATATCTGTAAATGAAACATACAAGACTTTCAAAAGAGGCATGAAAGAGGACATTTTTGTGAAACAAGCAGGTGTCCCTTACCTTGGACAAGTATGGCCAGGCCCAGTATACTTTCCAGATTTTCTGAACCCCAAGACTCAATCTTATTGGACTAAAGAAATCTCAGAGTTTCACAGGACAGTTCCATTTGATGGCCTTTGGCTTGATATGAACGAGGTTTCCAATTTCTGCAGTGGAATTAAATGTTCCTTGCCAAAAGCTGGAAATTGCCCAAGAGAAGATGCACCTACAGACTGTTGTCTAGTGTGTGATGATTCCATTGTCACAAAATGGGACGATCCCCCTTTCAAAATCAACAATTCTGGAACCTTCAGACCACTGGGGAATAAAACTCTGGCTGCCAGTGCAACATATTATAATGGTGTCTTGGAATACAACGCACATAATCTATATGGTCTCTCAGAAGCCATTGTGACCAACAAGGCACTGAGATCAGTACTAAAGAAGAGACCCTTCATACTGACCCGTTCTACCTTTGTTGGATCTGGAGTTCATGCGGCACATTGGACAGGGGATAATGGTGCAACATGGGATGATCTCTGGTACTCCATACCTACAATGCTGAATTTCGGATTGTTTGGAATCCCCATGGTGGGTGCTGATATTTGTGGTTTTTCATCTGACACAACAGAAGAACTCTGCAATAGATGGATTCAACTTGGTGCATTTTATCCTTTTGCTAGAGATCATTCTGAAAAGAATGCAAATCGTCGAGAGCTTTACTTATGGAAGTCTGTAACAGAGTCTGCAAGGAAAGCATTAGGTCTGCGATACCGCCTTCTTCCATATATCTACACACTATCTTATGAAGCTCATACCAAAGGATCTCCAATTGCAAGGCCTCTGTTTTTCACATTCCCCCATGACACTTACACATTGGGCATCAGCACCCAGTTTCTTTTGGGAAATGGGGTTCTAGTCTCCCCTGTTTTAAAGGAAGGAGCAAAGACTGTGGATGCTTATTTCCCAAAGGGGACTTGGTACAGTATGTTTAATGTTTCAGATTCTATTCAAATGGAAACAGGTTCATATGTAACGCTTCAAGCTCCATTAGATACCATCAATGTTCATGTATATGAAGGAACTATATTGCCTATGCAAGAAATGGGTTTGACAACTCGAGAAGCAAGAAAAAGCCCATTTAGTTTGGTGGTGGCAATGGGCAGCAGGATGGAAGCAAATGGAGAATTATATTTGGACAATGGATATGATTTGAAAATGGAGTTGATGAACGGCAAATCAAGTTTTATCAAGTTCCATGCAAATCTTGAAGATGAAGGTCTTCGGCTCAGATCAGAAGTCCAAATGGAGAAGTTCGCAATTAGGGAAGGATGGATTCTTCAAACAGTTACAGTTTTCGGATTGGAATCTTCTTTTAATCATTCTAATGAAGCTTCCCTTAGCGCTACTGTTTCTGTTCATAGCAATAGGGAGGACAAAAGAATCACAAAGCTGAGAGCTATTGTGGATGGAAACTCTCTTGTTGTTTCAAATCTTTCTCTTCTAATTGGGAAAAATTTTGAGCTGACTATTCCATGGAAGATATAGTTAAGTAAACTATATCTAACTCGCATTGGACAATAAGGGTCATTTGATTAGGTGACCTGATTTTTAAGCAGATATTCTATTCCATGGAAGATATGGTTAAGTAAACTATATCTAACTCGCACAGGACTGATCTTTTCTGTCCAATGGGATCAAGTGCTAATAAGGGTCATTTGATTAGGTGACCTGCTTTTTAAGCAGATATTCTAAATAAATCTTGATCTTCTGGAGTGCTCTCTCGTGCATGGAACAAGAAAAGCCTAGAAGTAAAGAAATTAGCGAAAAAATGCCTAAACACAACACACTAATAATTTTACATGTAAATGACTAATtgaaatggtgaaaaatatataattttaacaCTTAACAAATATATATTCATACCATTTTGTAGTTAGAAAAATATCTAGAGTGATATTGATGAAAGAAGTTTGGCATATGATTAGGTTGAAAGATTTAATTACGTCGAGAGGCGTAAGTTTGCAATCGGAACCATTGTATTTCAGGCATTGTGTACACAAAAATAAGAGAGTAGATCTCGGTCATCCGTGTATACAAGATTAAGAGAGTTGGTCTCAGCCATCCATGTAC
The nucleotide sequence above comes from Cryptomeria japonica chromosome 11, Sugi_1.0, whole genome shotgun sequence. Encoded proteins:
- the LOC131037637 gene encoding alpha-xylosidase 1, whose amino-acid sequence is MATSMALQNTVLMLSLVFLLVLSYPLVCKAFGRGYTLNSVTEALDGRSFTAQLQLMTNSSLYGPDIQHLQLLVRYESHDRLRVYITDADKQRWEVPRELVARNNDGDGVSNKKEPELQFSYTKNPFGFAVTRRSNGEVLFNSTAQDLDNAYPFGNMVFKDQYLEISTVLPWNASLYGLGESTRRGFRLGKNESDHTLWTADIGSVNLYLDLYGSHPFYMDVRAGGIAHGIFLLNSNGMDVEYGGNYLTYRVIGGVLDFYFFSGPSALSVVQQYTGLVGRPAPMPYWSFGFHQCKYGYKNITDVKSVVAGYAAAKLPLEVIWTDIDHMDAYKDFTLDPVNFPEKEMREFIEQIHVNGQKYVLIVDPGISVNETYKTFKRGMKEDIFVKQAGVPYLGQVWPGPVYFPDFLNPKTQSYWTKEISEFHRTVPFDGLWLDMNEVSNFCSGIKCSLPKAGNCPREDAPTDCCLVCDDSIVTKWDDPPFKINNSGTFRPLGNKTLAASATYYNGVLEYNAHNLYGLSEAIVTNKALRSVLKKRPFILTRSTFVGSGVHAAHWTGDNGATWDDLWYSIPTMLNFGLFGIPMVGADICGFSSDTTEELCNRWIQLGAFYPFARDHSEKNANRRELYLWKSVTESARKALGLRYRLLPYIYTLSYEAHTKGSPIARPLFFTFPHDTYTLGISTQFLLGNGVLVSPVLKEGAKTVDAYFPKGTWYSMFNVSDSIQMETGSYVTLQAPLDTINVHVYEGTILPMQEMGLTTREARKSPFSLVVAMGSRMEANGELYLDNGYDLKMELMNGKSSFIKFHANLEDEGLRLRSEVQMEKFAIREGWILQTVTVFGLESSFNHSNEASLSATVSVHSNREDKRITKLRAIVDGNSLVVSNLSLLIGKNFELTIPWKI